One genomic region from Clarias gariepinus isolate MV-2021 ecotype Netherlands chromosome 20, CGAR_prim_01v2, whole genome shotgun sequence encodes:
- the LOC128508320 gene encoding CD209 antigen-like protein C isoform X1, with translation MKRGERVERVVDIYESVDAFRGYNPHVQKEDTDTKRNVQTHHTEKGTAWSRCYRVTAVCVVLLCVLLLTAITLLWIKYNNLKTENNHLQNSYNNLTTEKKELQTNYNNLTLEKKKLQTSYNNMTVENDQLQAINKNLTVERDQFRKERNGYLRTFWEKRKCFCFSASLYCMSTEIKNWTESRQDCRNKGSELVIINSKEEQEFIGKQQANFKAWIGLSDRDTDGEWKWVDGTTLTTEFWNKGEPNDAGGDEDCAEFYSAPKVNVWNDYKCSLKQHWICEKHLSQ, from the exons ATGAAGAGAGGAGAGCGAGTAGAGAGGGTGGTGGATATCTACGAGAGTGTAGATGCTTTTAGAGGTTATAACCCACACGTGCAGAAGGAAGACACTGACACAAAGAGGAACGTCCAAACTCATCACACAG AAAAAGGCACTGCATGGAGCAGGTGTTACAGAGTGACggcagtgtgtgtggtgctgctgtgtgttctcctgctgaCTGCCATCACACTGCTGTGGATCAAATACAACAATCTGAAGACAGAAAACAACCATCTACAGaacagttacaacaacctgactacAGAGAAAAAAGAATTACAGACCAATTACAACAACTTgactttagagaaaaaaaaattacagaccagttacaacaacaTGACTGTAGAAAATGACCAGTTACAGGCCATTAACAAAAACCTGACtgtagagagagaccagttccGGAAAGAGCGAAATGGATACCTGAGGACATTTTGGG AGAAAAGGAAGTGTTTCTGCTTTAGCGCTAGTCTTTATTGCATGTCTACTGAGATAAAGAACTGGACTGAAAGCAGACAGGACTGCAGGAACAAAGGATCCGAGctggtgatcataaacagcaaagaggaacag GAGTTCATCGGTAAACAGCAGGCCAACTTTAAGGCTTGGATTGGTCTGAGTGACAGAGATACAGACGGAGAGTGGAAATGGGTGGACGGTACAACACTGACCACTGA GTTCTGGAATAAAGGGGAACCGAATGATGCAGGTGGTGATGAGGACTGTGCTGAGTTTTATAGCGCTCCAAAAGTGAATGTCTGGAATGACTATAAATGCTCTCTTAAACAACACTGGATCTGTGAGAAACATCTGTCACAGTGA
- the LOC128508320 gene encoding CD209 antigen-like protein C isoform X3, protein MKRGERVERVVDIYESVDAFRGYNPHVQKEDTDTKRNVQTHHTEKGTAWSRCYRVTAVCVVLLCVLLLTAITLLWIKYNNLKTENNHLQNSYNNLTTEKKELQTNYNNLTLEKKKLQTSYNNMTVENDQLQAINKNLTVERDQFRKERNGYLRTFWEKRKCFCFSASLYCMSTEIKNWTESRQDCRNKGSELVIINSKEEQEFIGKQQANFKAWIGLSDRDTDGEWKWVDGTTLTTEFWNKGEPNDAGGDEDCAEFYSAPKVNVWNDYKCSLKQHWISV, encoded by the exons ATGAAGAGAGGAGAGCGAGTAGAGAGGGTGGTGGATATCTACGAGAGTGTAGATGCTTTTAGAGGTTATAACCCACACGTGCAGAAGGAAGACACTGACACAAAGAGGAACGTCCAAACTCATCACACAG AAAAAGGCACTGCATGGAGCAGGTGTTACAGAGTGACggcagtgtgtgtggtgctgctgtgtgttctcctgctgaCTGCCATCACACTGCTGTGGATCAAATACAACAATCTGAAGACAGAAAACAACCATCTACAGaacagttacaacaacctgactacAGAGAAAAAAGAATTACAGACCAATTACAACAACTTgactttagagaaaaaaaaattacagaccagttacaacaacaTGACTGTAGAAAATGACCAGTTACAGGCCATTAACAAAAACCTGACtgtagagagagaccagttccGGAAAGAGCGAAATGGATACCTGAGGACATTTTGGG AGAAAAGGAAGTGTTTCTGCTTTAGCGCTAGTCTTTATTGCATGTCTACTGAGATAAAGAACTGGACTGAAAGCAGACAGGACTGCAGGAACAAAGGATCCGAGctggtgatcataaacagcaaagaggaacag GAGTTCATCGGTAAACAGCAGGCCAACTTTAAGGCTTGGATTGGTCTGAGTGACAGAGATACAGACGGAGAGTGGAAATGGGTGGACGGTACAACACTGACCACTGA GTTCTGGAATAAAGGGGAACCGAATGATGCAGGTGGTGATGAGGACTGTGCTGAGTTTTATAGCGCTCCAAAAGTGAATGTCTGGAATGACTATAAATGCTCTCTTAAACAACACTGGATCT CTGTGTAG
- the LOC128508320 gene encoding CD209 antigen-like protein C isoform X2, with product MKRGERVERVVDIYESVDAFRGYNPHVQKEDTDTKRNVQTHHTGTAWSRCYRVTAVCVVLLCVLLLTAITLLWIKYNNLKTENNHLQNSYNNLTTEKKELQTNYNNLTLEKKKLQTSYNNMTVENDQLQAINKNLTVERDQFRKERNGYLRTFWEKRKCFCFSASLYCMSTEIKNWTESRQDCRNKGSELVIINSKEEQEFIGKQQANFKAWIGLSDRDTDGEWKWVDGTTLTTEFWNKGEPNDAGGDEDCAEFYSAPKVNVWNDYKCSLKQHWICEKHLSQ from the exons ATGAAGAGAGGAGAGCGAGTAGAGAGGGTGGTGGATATCTACGAGAGTGTAGATGCTTTTAGAGGTTATAACCCACACGTGCAGAAGGAAGACACTGACACAAAGAGGAACGTCCAAACTCATCACACAG GCACTGCATGGAGCAGGTGTTACAGAGTGACggcagtgtgtgtggtgctgctgtgtgttctcctgctgaCTGCCATCACACTGCTGTGGATCAAATACAACAATCTGAAGACAGAAAACAACCATCTACAGaacagttacaacaacctgactacAGAGAAAAAAGAATTACAGACCAATTACAACAACTTgactttagagaaaaaaaaattacagaccagttacaacaacaTGACTGTAGAAAATGACCAGTTACAGGCCATTAACAAAAACCTGACtgtagagagagaccagttccGGAAAGAGCGAAATGGATACCTGAGGACATTTTGGG AGAAAAGGAAGTGTTTCTGCTTTAGCGCTAGTCTTTATTGCATGTCTACTGAGATAAAGAACTGGACTGAAAGCAGACAGGACTGCAGGAACAAAGGATCCGAGctggtgatcataaacagcaaagaggaacag GAGTTCATCGGTAAACAGCAGGCCAACTTTAAGGCTTGGATTGGTCTGAGTGACAGAGATACAGACGGAGAGTGGAAATGGGTGGACGGTACAACACTGACCACTGA GTTCTGGAATAAAGGGGAACCGAATGATGCAGGTGGTGATGAGGACTGTGCTGAGTTTTATAGCGCTCCAAAAGTGAATGTCTGGAATGACTATAAATGCTCTCTTAAACAACACTGGATCTGTGAGAAACATCTGTCACAGTGA